From a single Gimesia fumaroli genomic region:
- a CDS encoding right-handed parallel beta-helix repeat-containing protein: MLLTNWLGTITSRIKKRPTFRSRDRRAIRRRWHAAVNNQISTTEVLEDRTLLTTFFVDDSLELTNDQGAAGLDAGDTVTFAFGEAGQTVGLIFGTDAFATIQDAVDAAQLSVDPTDTINVAAGTYTEDVIVDTSVILRGANAGIAGNGVRGAESLIDPSSPFGIEVRADDVTIDGFEITGLNRDGINVRPTNSGPGVSTRENIVIQNNYIHETLVPGSQVNGIVFGEQVVGGPDSTDMATISFVTISDNLIDVTDDNSARGVVMTGHFASIHFDNFDITGNVIQAKNNGLFFSENPAIYTAAGIEILDNTFESPGSTGINAGNLDSTSKVNGNTFINNATGAALNFAEAGGEVLNNIFENNTNVGLYFFDDTYFPQSSENPTVTGNTFTNNARQVGGDAPAVDFDAIQNNNSYDGGVEVSSNGNLYGSIQEAIDNAMPGDDVTVVINATYTENVDINKAVTLMGEATVDGSVTASVAGATIAPGFSPGTFTSTDLNLTAGSSLSVEIDGISGAGVVGGHDQFVTTGNVNLGGATLDTTGSDIIGAMLGDTFEIIDVGGTLTGTFAGLDNGDTVLVNGQTFRIFYNGGDGNDVILTFLPPVPVTYVDTTFTGVYGTFITDADPNQGGDQNAVIGVNAFASIQEAVTAASAGATIDIAAGTYAEDVIVNTSVILQGANAGIAAGVDPGVRGTESELTGGFRLFANDVVIDGLKIIDGTGPAGIGSQSAVFMTAGTTGHTIENNILEGPGTGVESRGVLSTFNGNNDNITIQNNEIYAWVAGIHNQGNTNVDILGNNFHDVVVGIANDFVADVSIEGNAFSNASGGVGVFNNTSNGIPDVAAHNNFFDSSTLTELIGHHGGDAVDASGNWWGSTDETTIANSMKSGGVAGDASQVDFTSFLNNGADTNVGLAGFQGDFSTLNVTSLGAQTGPGGRIQEAIDSVTAGGTVNILAGTYSGNVDATGNNVILAPGNSPGQVTINGNLTLNGDDTLDIEMNSAIAGTGFDQLVVNGTVSLGGVTLNLIDGFDPAEGDEFVIIDNVDVHAVAGTFNGLAEGHEFTDFLGVIGQSAFLTYAGGDGNDVAIVVENSTPVVDLPVDGNPDDYTIELVGGNVVITDDATGDVISNTPLAALGGPIVINGEDGQDDTLTFDLTGIDENTGLEIVFNGGVGGNDELTLIRTGALTSLDHIFQTPSDGLIFINGQVSPIITYTGLEPITDNVVVANRTFTFIGATETITLSDDGDVGDGQSFIDSNLSESVVFVHPTNSLTIRTEALGGSGADIINIDGIDSTFDQDLIVLAGTDDTINTAAVDIGSGLLDLTADQVNVNGAFTTTGSVDIESTAQDITFGAAGSIDAGASDIDLTAFFNVESVNVTTTSEVRVTATGGGINDLNGNALITADRVALRAGGAGGGITGLETDVNTLAVSATGGGFAIDNTGDLVIGTVDGLSGITANSSTIFFTTTGALTVNEAVSAGIIAWLSATDSGTAGQDINVNADITSTSGDISLEAGDNFNLATGVTLDAATALSIEIDSFNADAGGSIANLNGDLIAGTQITVFGQSDDDQVIIDGNAGATNDGGTVDGIQSLFSFVGGGGTDELIVDDSGDVTGDTILVQSLFPGSGAVIGATGVTLGFETLENLTLFAGTDADDITVSPNALTSIDIFGGDPAIAPGDTLTYLTPPGETSTFTPAGLDGGTIGATGGFQDVVFDEIEGLTFGGSVAVDGTAGDDVLTITATSADSGTYQINGGPVINFNAATDFTFNGLAGDDRLVINNPGGGVFDPLNGIFFNGGSGGETLGDTLEILGGTAGSVEHRFTTENDGSVFYNGEGVATITYTGLEPVLDTIVATDRIFSFLGAGETITLSDNAGAGDGISLIDSTLGESVAFVHPAGTVTINTETSGGSGVDQVNINAVDSTFTANLTVNAGTDDIITTTTVDIGAGVLDLTAGLVNVNGAFTTTGSVDIEATASDIEFNAVGSIDAGASDIDLTAFFNIESLQVSTTSEVRVTASGGGINDLTGNALITADRAALRVGGPGGITGIDTNVNTLATSVTSGGFSIDNTGALEIGTVDGLAGITAAASSIFLTTTGTLTVNEAVTGRAVDLRSNDTMTISNNVAASMGTLKLQNFGGDFVLNSPAQVSNAAAFLIDIDSAGTVDLAEGSIITSLGTGLIDIDAVNNINLASITTGGEVQVTTSAGSITDNTAAETALIDASTVALRAATGIGAAGPADIDLDISFMAANATSGNIFLQDPSLTTVGTVDGLAGITAGGNIDLDMGGLNLNEQIEATGAASTIVVNSSSSILANDTVRTNGGTIDLLANNDLSLFSFSLVDTTSAAVVTLTADNDSVGGGSFEQSNASLVNARGGDLDVSGSGDLRLVDLQSAGGTVTVTTNGTIFDNSVSEAALVTAGEVALRAAFGIGAAGASDIDLAVGRVAASSPLGNIVLSNTGALEIGTVDGLIGVDAGAGQVIASAASPLTVASNVTAAGTVTLTSTDAAGPGDDLTINAGVTVESTGADVVLNSGDNFLLALTGEVIADTTITINVDPITDGAGATVDLLGNVDATLTTINGGDDADTFNILPTQDSPITINGGNPTLPTVPGDVLNLDFTGLTSPVLTLGMSPGSGTFSFAGDPQLPVTYSSIENVNTSTGAYHLVLDMLASGFQNAAADTIDAMLDGTGTDLVIDINAANFFTGAQSDILSFTVIGSADSDTLNINESPGGLPFFTTAAPAIGASNGSHLNAAADFFLEDIFNPNTYDATDITIHFDGGAGVDDVNVGFITDHDAGYFSDMDDTLGSGNIVAALTGDTDIDLGLSFARVEGAGIFGTTTGGGLHVDASATPATTQVVIDDALGAGDGISQVMANGGFTNLLFGGFNDLQLVSGPGSETIDLIALDSITSLINIELDADDVFGTNAADNDVIRVHSAPLGVLNINILAAAGDDVINVF, from the coding sequence ATGCTGCTTACGAATTGGCTCGGTACTATCACTTCCCGCATCAAAAAACGTCCCACATTTCGTTCTCGTGATCGCCGTGCAATCCGGCGCCGCTGGCACGCTGCTGTCAACAACCAGATCTCCACGACCGAAGTCTTGGAAGACCGGACGCTGCTGACAACGTTCTTCGTCGATGACTCTCTGGAGCTCACGAATGACCAGGGGGCCGCTGGTTTGGACGCGGGTGATACTGTCACTTTTGCGTTTGGTGAAGCCGGCCAGACAGTAGGGCTGATTTTCGGGACGGATGCCTTTGCCACGATTCAGGACGCGGTGGATGCTGCTCAACTCAGTGTTGATCCTACGGATACCATCAACGTGGCCGCAGGAACTTATACCGAAGATGTGATCGTGGATACCTCTGTGATTCTCCGGGGAGCCAATGCCGGGATTGCAGGTAATGGTGTTCGCGGGGCGGAGAGTCTGATTGATCCGAGTTCACCCTTTGGGATTGAAGTCCGTGCTGATGACGTCACGATTGACGGGTTTGAAATCACGGGACTCAATCGGGATGGGATCAACGTGCGCCCGACAAATTCCGGGCCGGGGGTGTCTACACGCGAAAACATCGTGATCCAAAACAATTACATCCATGAAACACTCGTCCCTGGTAGCCAGGTTAACGGGATTGTGTTTGGGGAGCAAGTTGTCGGGGGACCTGATTCAACTGATATGGCGACGATCAGCTTTGTCACCATCTCGGACAACTTGATCGATGTGACCGATGATAACTCCGCCCGCGGCGTGGTGATGACCGGACATTTCGCGAGCATCCACTTCGACAATTTCGACATTACTGGCAATGTCATCCAGGCAAAAAACAACGGGCTCTTCTTTTCGGAAAACCCTGCCATCTACACTGCCGCAGGGATTGAAATCCTGGATAACACTTTCGAATCACCTGGGAGTACGGGGATTAACGCCGGAAACCTCGATTCCACTTCGAAAGTGAACGGGAACACGTTCATCAATAATGCCACTGGGGCGGCTCTCAACTTCGCTGAAGCGGGTGGAGAGGTGTTGAACAACATTTTTGAAAACAACACCAACGTGGGATTGTACTTCTTTGATGATACCTACTTCCCGCAGTCCTCGGAAAATCCCACAGTTACCGGCAACACCTTCACCAATAATGCTCGCCAGGTGGGAGGAGATGCGCCTGCCGTGGATTTCGATGCCATCCAGAACAACAACAGCTACGATGGTGGTGTGGAGGTTTCCAGCAACGGTAATCTCTACGGGAGCATTCAAGAAGCCATTGACAACGCGATGCCTGGTGATGATGTGACCGTGGTGATCAACGCGACCTACACCGAAAATGTGGACATCAACAAAGCCGTCACATTAATGGGAGAAGCAACGGTGGACGGCAGTGTCACGGCATCCGTAGCCGGAGCAACCATCGCCCCCGGTTTCAGTCCCGGCACCTTTACCAGCACCGATTTGAATCTGACTGCCGGCTCCTCATTGAGTGTGGAAATCGATGGAATCTCCGGGGCCGGGGTGGTGGGCGGTCATGATCAATTCGTGACAACCGGCAATGTGAATCTGGGTGGTGCCACACTGGACACCACGGGCAGCGACATCATCGGCGCCATGTTGGGCGATACGTTCGAAATCATCGATGTGGGCGGTACTCTCACGGGCACCTTTGCCGGTCTTGACAACGGGGATACTGTGCTGGTCAACGGTCAGACCTTCCGCATCTTTTACAACGGTGGTGACGGGAACGATGTGATCCTCACCTTCCTGCCTCCTGTTCCCGTAACCTATGTGGACACCACTTTCACCGGTGTGTACGGCACCTTCATCACCGACGCGGATCCCAATCAGGGTGGTGATCAAAATGCGGTGATTGGAGTCAATGCGTTCGCCTCCATCCAGGAAGCGGTAACGGCCGCATCAGCAGGCGCCACGATTGATATCGCTGCTGGAACTTATGCCGAAGATGTGATCGTGAATACTTCTGTGATTCTTCAGGGAGCCAATGCCGGGATTGCTGCCGGGGTTGACCCTGGTGTCCGCGGCACAGAAAGTGAACTGACCGGCGGGTTTCGTCTCTTTGCGAACGATGTCGTGATTGACGGACTCAAGATCATCGATGGGACCGGTCCGGCCGGCATTGGCAGTCAATCTGCCGTCTTCATGACTGCCGGCACCACGGGGCATACGATCGAGAACAATATTCTGGAAGGTCCGGGAACGGGAGTCGAAAGTCGTGGTGTGCTCTCCACATTTAATGGAAATAACGACAACATCACGATCCAGAACAACGAAATTTACGCTTGGGTCGCCGGTATTCATAACCAGGGCAACACGAATGTAGACATTTTAGGCAACAACTTCCATGACGTGGTCGTAGGCATCGCCAATGACTTCGTTGCTGATGTCAGTATCGAAGGCAACGCCTTCAGCAACGCATCGGGAGGTGTCGGCGTCTTCAATAACACTTCCAATGGCATACCCGATGTAGCCGCTCATAACAACTTTTTCGACTCCTCAACGCTCACCGAGCTCATCGGTCATCACGGTGGAGATGCTGTTGACGCTTCCGGCAACTGGTGGGGCAGCACGGACGAAACAACAATCGCTAATTCCATGAAGAGCGGCGGTGTTGCTGGCGACGCTTCGCAGGTCGACTTCACTTCATTCTTGAATAACGGTGCAGACACAAACGTGGGGCTGGCAGGTTTTCAAGGTGACTTTTCCACTCTGAATGTGACCTCACTGGGGGCTCAAACAGGTCCCGGCGGACGGATTCAGGAAGCCATTGATAGTGTGACTGCTGGAGGAACTGTTAATATCCTCGCCGGTACATATTCCGGAAATGTTGATGCAACTGGAAACAACGTAATTTTGGCTCCGGGTAACAGCCCCGGACAGGTCACCATCAATGGCAACCTGACATTGAATGGCGACGATACACTCGACATCGAAATGAACAGTGCCATAGCGGGAACCGGCTTCGATCAACTGGTCGTGAACGGAACCGTCAGCTTAGGTGGTGTTACTTTAAATCTGATTGATGGTTTTGATCCTGCAGAAGGGGATGAGTTTGTCATCATCGACAATGTTGATGTTCACGCTGTCGCGGGAACCTTCAACGGTCTCGCCGAAGGTCATGAATTTACCGACTTCCTTGGCGTCATCGGACAGAGCGCGTTTCTGACTTATGCGGGTGGCGATGGTAACGATGTTGCGATTGTTGTTGAAAACTCAACACCTGTGGTCGATCTGCCCGTCGATGGAAATCCCGATGATTACACCATCGAACTGGTAGGCGGAAATGTCGTCATCACTGACGATGCCACTGGAGACGTGATTTCGAATACGCCATTAGCTGCACTCGGCGGACCGATCGTGATTAACGGTGAAGATGGCCAGGACGATACTCTGACATTCGACTTGACCGGCATCGATGAAAATACCGGTTTGGAAATTGTCTTCAACGGGGGAGTCGGTGGTAACGACGAACTGACTCTCATCCGAACGGGCGCTCTGACCTCATTGGATCATATTTTCCAGACTCCCAGCGATGGTTTGATTTTCATCAATGGTCAGGTCTCTCCAATCATCACATACACCGGTTTGGAACCGATAACTGATAATGTCGTCGTTGCGAACCGTACCTTTACATTCATCGGGGCAACAGAAACAATTACACTGTCTGATGATGGTGATGTAGGCGATGGGCAATCCTTCATTGATTCAAACCTGTCCGAATCAGTTGTGTTTGTGCATCCCACTAACTCGTTGACGATTAGAACCGAAGCCCTGGGGGGTAGTGGGGCAGACATCATCAACATCGATGGTATTGACTCGACCTTTGATCAAGACTTGATTGTCCTGGCGGGCACCGATGATACGATCAACACCGCCGCTGTTGACATCGGCTCCGGCTTGTTAGATTTGACTGCCGATCAAGTCAACGTCAATGGTGCCTTTACTACAACGGGTAGTGTCGATATTGAATCCACGGCTCAAGACATTACATTTGGCGCCGCTGGTTCGATCGACGCCGGTGCCAGTGATATCGATTTAACGGCGTTCTTCAATGTGGAATCGGTGAATGTGACCACAACCAGTGAAGTACGCGTGACAGCCACCGGTGGTGGCATTAATGACCTGAATGGGAATGCCCTGATCACCGCTGATCGCGTGGCCCTGCGTGCTGGTGGTGCAGGGGGGGGGATTACCGGTCTCGAGACTGATGTCAATACCCTGGCGGTCAGTGCGACCGGTGGCGGATTTGCTATCGACAATACAGGTGATCTGGTAATAGGCACCGTCGATGGCTTAAGCGGAATCACTGCGAACTCTAGTACCATCTTTTTTACCACTACCGGAGCACTCACAGTGAATGAGGCTGTTTCTGCAGGAATCATTGCTTGGTTGTCAGCTACAGATTCTGGTACTGCAGGACAGGACATTAACGTCAATGCCGACATCACCAGTACGAGTGGCGATATCTCATTGGAGGCTGGTGATAATTTCAATCTAGCAACCGGTGTGACATTGGATGCCGCAACTGCATTGAGTATCGAGATTGATTCCTTCAATGCCGATGCTGGAGGAAGCATTGCTAACCTGAACGGGGATCTGATTGCAGGAACACAGATTACCGTGTTTGGCCAATCCGATGACGATCAGGTCATCATCGACGGCAATGCCGGGGCCACCAATGATGGTGGAACTGTAGACGGAATTCAGTCACTCTTCTCATTCGTTGGGGGTGGCGGTACAGACGAGTTGATCGTGGACGACTCGGGTGATGTGACCGGCGATACGATTCTCGTTCAAAGTTTATTTCCCGGAAGTGGTGCTGTAATCGGTGCCACTGGGGTTACCTTGGGCTTTGAAACGTTGGAAAACCTGACATTGTTTGCTGGTACGGATGCCGATGACATTACTGTCTCTCCAAATGCTCTGACGTCAATCGATATCTTTGGTGGCGATCCTGCAATTGCTCCCGGCGATACATTGACTTACCTCACTCCTCCGGGGGAAACTTCCACATTCACTCCCGCTGGCTTAGATGGTGGTACCATCGGAGCGACGGGCGGATTCCAGGATGTCGTCTTTGATGAAATCGAAGGCCTGACCTTTGGTGGAAGTGTAGCCGTCGATGGTACCGCCGGCGATGATGTGCTCACGATTACGGCAACCAGTGCCGATTCTGGTACCTACCAGATTAACGGTGGTCCGGTCATCAATTTCAACGCAGCCACCGATTTTACTTTCAATGGTCTGGCTGGCGATGACCGTCTCGTGATTAACAACCCAGGGGGTGGCGTGTTTGATCCTCTGAACGGCATTTTCTTCAATGGTGGCTCCGGTGGAGAAACGCTCGGCGATACCCTTGAGATCTTAGGCGGAACTGCAGGCTCTGTTGAACATCGCTTTACAACGGAAAATGACGGCAGCGTATTCTATAATGGTGAAGGTGTAGCAACGATTACTTACACCGGTCTGGAACCGGTGCTGGATACGATTGTCGCCACCGATCGGATCTTTAGTTTCTTAGGCGCAGGTGAAACAATTACGCTCTCCGATAATGCTGGTGCCGGTGATGGTATCTCTCTGATTGATTCTACCCTGGGTGAGTCGGTTGCGTTCGTGCATCCGGCCGGGACGGTCACCATCAATACCGAAACCAGTGGAGGCAGCGGTGTAGATCAGGTTAATATCAACGCTGTCGACTCGACATTTACTGCAAATCTGACCGTGAATGCCGGTACCGATGATATCATCACTACCACCACTGTCGACATTGGAGCGGGTGTGTTGGATTTGACTGCCGGTCTGGTCAATGTCAATGGTGCATTTACCACCACAGGCAGCGTAGATATTGAAGCGACAGCAAGTGACATTGAATTCAATGCTGTCGGTTCGATTGATGCCGGTGCCAGTGATATCGATTTAACGGCCTTCTTCAATATAGAATCGTTACAGGTTTCAACCACCAGTGAAGTTCGGGTTACAGCTAGCGGCGGCGGCATCAATGACTTAACAGGGAATGCCCTGATCACTGCTGATCGGGCGGCTTTGCGTGTTGGTGGTCCCGGCGGTATTACCGGTATCGACACAAACGTCAATACTCTGGCAACCAGCGTGACCAGTGGTGGATTTTCGATTGACAATACCGGAGCATTGGAAATTGGCACGGTCGATGGTTTAGCTGGTATCACTGCTGCTGCCAGTTCAATCTTCCTGACGACAACTGGTACTCTGACAGTCAATGAAGCAGTCACTGGAAGGGCGGTCGATTTAAGATCGAACGATACCATGACGATTTCAAATAATGTAGCTGCTTCTATGGGAACTTTGAAGCTGCAAAACTTTGGCGGTGACTTTGTATTGAACAGCCCCGCACAAGTCTCAAACGCCGCAGCATTTTTGATCGACATTGATTCTGCTGGAACCGTAGATTTGGCTGAGGGGTCGATCATCACCAGCCTTGGCACCGGTCTGATCGACATTGATGCCGTTAACAATATCAATCTGGCAAGTATTACAACTGGCGGTGAAGTGCAAGTCACCACTTCCGCAGGCAGTATCACTGACAATACAGCAGCTGAAACTGCTTTGATTGACGCCAGTACTGTTGCGCTGCGTGCCGCCACCGGCATTGGTGCCGCGGGACCTGCTGACATTGACCTGGATATCAGCTTTATGGCCGCAAATGCGACAAGCGGCAATATCTTCCTGCAAGATCCTTCTCTGACAACCGTCGGCACTGTCGATGGACTGGCTGGTATTACAGCCGGCGGAAACATCGATTTGGATATGGGGGGACTAAATCTCAATGAGCAGATCGAAGCCACCGGTGCCGCGTCAACGATCGTGGTGAATTCGTCATCCAGCATCTTGGCTAATGACACCGTGCGGACGAACGGCGGGACGATTGACCTGCTGGCGAATAACGACCTTAGCCTGTTTTCATTTTCATTGGTTGATACCACGTCCGCCGCTGTCGTGACACTGACCGCTGATAACGACAGTGTCGGCGGTGGCTCTTTCGAACAATCAAACGCTAGTCTCGTCAACGCACGCGGTGGCGATCTGGATGTTTCCGGAAGCGGCGATTTGCGGCTCGTTGATCTGCAAAGTGCCGGCGGTACTGTGACTGTAACGACGAACGGAACCATCTTTGACAATAGCGTTAGCGAAGCCGCCTTGGTTACCGCGGGCGAAGTCGCATTGCGTGCTGCCTTCGGTATTGGAGCCGCGGGTGCTTCTGACATTGATTTGGCCGTCGGCAGAGTGGCCGCTTCTTCTCCACTCGGTAACATTGTCCTCAGCAACACAGGCGCTCTGGAAATTGGAACTGTTGATGGTCTGATTGGCGTTGACGCCGGTGCGGGACAGGTGATTGCTTCCGCTGCCAGCCCGCTGACCGTTGCCAGCAACGTCACCGCGGCCGGAACGGTCACGCTGACCTCAACGGATGCGGCCGGACCCGGGGATGACCTGACAATCAACGCCGGTGTGACCGTCGAATCGACGGGCGCGGATGTGGTGCTGAATTCCGGCGATAACTTCCTGCTCGCACTGACGGGGGAAGTGATCGCCGATACGACCATTACAATTAACGTCGATCCGATTACTGACGGGGCAGGAGCCACCGTCGATCTGCTGGGGAACGTGGATGCGACCCTGACCACGATCAACGGTGGTGACGATGCAGACACGTTCAACATCCTGCCAACGCAGGATTCACCGATTACCATCAATGGCGGCAATCCGACTCTGCCGACGGTTCCCGGGGACGTTCTCAATCTGGACTTTACCGGCCTGACGTCTCCCGTGCTGACGCTGGGTATGAGCCCCGGTTCGGGAACCTTCAGTTTTGCCGGTGATCCTCAACTGCCGGTAACCTACAGCAGCATCGAAAACGTCAACACCAGCACGGGTGCTTACCACCTGGTACTGGACATGCTGGCTTCCGGTTTCCAGAATGCGGCCGCTGATACGATTGATGCGATGCTGGATGGAACGGGCACCGATCTGGTGATCGACATCAATGCGGCGAACTTCTTCACGGGAGCCCAGTCCGATATTCTCTCCTTCACGGTCATCGGTTCTGCCGACAGCGATACGCTGAACATCAACGAATCTCCCGGCGGTCTGCCGTTCTTTACCACGGCGGCTCCGGCGATTGGTGCTTCCAACGGTTCGCACCTGAACGCCGCCGCCGACTTCTTCCTGGAAGACATTTTCAACCCCAACACTTACGATGCCACCGACATCACGATTCACTTTGACGGGGGCGCCGGTGTTGATGACGTGAACGTCGGCTTCATTACCGACCATGACGCCGGTTACTTCTCGGACATGGACGATACCCTGGGCAGCGGCAATATCGTCGCCGCTCTGACGGGCGACACCGACATCGATCTGGGGCTTTCCTTCGCTCGCGTGGAAGGGGCCGGAATCTTCGGCACGACCACCGGTGGCGGTCTGCACGTCGATGCCAGTGCCACCCCGGCAACCACTCAGGTCGTGATTGACGATGCTCTCGGAGCCGGCGACGGGATTTCCCAGGTGATGGCCAATGGTGGATTCACCAACCTGCTGTTCGGTGGATTTAACGATCTGCAACTGGTCTCGGGACCGGGCAGCGAAACCATCGATCTGATCGCATTGGACTCCATCACCAGTTTGATCAATATCGAACTGGATGCCGACGACGTCTTTGGCACCAACGCAGCCGACAACGATGTGATCCGTGTGCATTCGGCTCCGCTGGGCGTACTCAACATCAACATCCTGGCAGCCGCCGGTGATGACGTGATCAATGTCTTTG
- a CDS encoding Flp family type IVb pilin — protein MSHFANQFWNDEDGFVISAELVIILTVAVLAMIVGLSYVQSAVVSEFSDVAGAISSLNQSYAYTGYYSRSYFGKFKSFYAGSAYYTYPRGGAVLGYNGCDYVQRGGSYSEDILLETETVEEPCQICRPGEVQEEIIEESEVDCPKCELGKEIIIPQAADPRQE, from the coding sequence ATGAGTCATTTCGCAAATCAGTTTTGGAACGACGAAGATGGTTTCGTTATTTCCGCGGAGCTGGTGATTATTCTGACGGTAGCAGTCCTGGCGATGATTGTCGGGTTAAGCTATGTGCAGTCGGCTGTCGTGAGTGAGTTTTCTGATGTGGCGGGAGCGATTTCGTCTCTGAACCAAAGCTATGCTTATACAGGTTATTATTCGCGCAGCTATTTTGGGAAATTCAAATCGTTTTATGCTGGTTCTGCGTACTACACATATCCCCGTGGTGGTGCGGTTCTGGGGTACAATGGATGCGACTACGTGCAGCGAGGCGGCAGTTACTCAGAAGATATACTGTTGGAAACTGAAACAGTCGAAGAACCATGTCAGATTTGCCGGCCAGGAGAAGTGCAGGAAGAAATTATTGAAGAATCGGAAGTCGACTGCCCTAAATGTGAACTGGGCAAGGAGATCATCATTCCTCAGGCGGCTGATCCAAGGCAAGAGTAG
- a CDS encoding DinB family protein produces the protein MSVRLISRLHEHRRWVNQALLESVQMLSEEQCVQEFAIGQGSIWHSLLHLYGAEYVWLEALRGDENPRVPGDLEGEIPGNQKAEGAIQTVSDLKLKWVALEQRWMNYLERLTEEKLDEVIRKRSSSSGKGRVHQTSRRDVLLHVCTHAHYTASQVVNMLRQAGVTSLPDLMLITLARTQMAALADQG, from the coding sequence TTGTCAGTCAGGTTAATTTCACGATTACATGAACATCGTCGCTGGGTGAATCAGGCGTTACTGGAGTCTGTTCAAATGCTTTCTGAAGAACAGTGTGTTCAAGAGTTTGCAATCGGACAAGGATCAATCTGGCACTCTTTGCTGCATTTATATGGGGCAGAATATGTCTGGCTGGAAGCACTGCGGGGGGATGAGAATCCCCGAGTGCCCGGTGATTTGGAGGGAGAGATTCCGGGAAATCAAAAAGCTGAGGGAGCCATTCAAACAGTGTCCGACTTGAAACTGAAATGGGTGGCATTGGAGCAACGCTGGATGAATTATCTGGAGCGGTTGACGGAAGAGAAGCTGGATGAAGTCATCAGAAAGCGCAGCAGTAGCTCGGGCAAGGGACGCGTACATCAAACCAGCCGCCGTGATGTTTTATTACACGTTTGTACTCACGCGCATTATACTGCATCGCAAGTGGTAAACATGTTGCGTCAGGCTGGTGTAACGTCCCTGCCGGATCTAATGCTGATTACTCTGGCACGCACACAAATGGCGGCGCTGGCAGATCAGGGTTAA
- the lexA gene encoding transcriptional repressor LexA: protein MINQTVKLTERQTAIYQFLKDKIINRGYGPTVREIGDAFDIRSPNGVMGHLKALERKGLIKRQSHISRSIQLCDNSQKPANITIAGTLKAGAPLDHPPQGQTQVDFSPLFDTSDNFCLKVKGTSMIDAQIQDGDYVVVQKQDTCQQGEIVVALVEQQEATLKRFFQEGDRVRLEPANSAMAPIYSNDVQILGVVKGVIRKFI from the coding sequence ATGATAAACCAAACTGTCAAACTGACGGAACGACAAACAGCAATCTATCAATTTCTGAAAGATAAGATTATCAATCGCGGCTATGGCCCGACGGTCAGAGAAATTGGCGACGCATTCGATATTCGATCCCCCAACGGCGTTATGGGACATCTAAAAGCACTGGAACGGAAGGGACTCATCAAACGACAGTCTCATATCTCCCGATCCATTCAACTGTGTGATAATTCACAAAAACCGGCCAATATTACAATAGCCGGCACCTTAAAAGCAGGCGCTCCTCTGGATCACCCGCCACAAGGTCAAACACAAGTTGATTTCAGTCCTCTGTTCGACACGTCTGACAATTTCTGTCTGAAGGTCAAAGGCACATCGATGATTGATGCCCAGATCCAGGACGGTGATTATGTCGTGGTCCAAAAACAGGACACCTGCCAGCAGGGTGAAATCGTCGTCGCGCTGGTTGAACAGCAGGAAGCCACGTTAAAACGCTTCTTTCAGGAAGGAGATCGCGTTCGATTAGAACCCGCCAACTCAGCAATGGCTCCCATCTATTCGAACGATGTCCAGATTCTCGGCGTCGTAAAAGGGGTCATCCGAAAATTCATTTGA